The genomic window ATAGTAACTAGCAGAGCTAAGATTCAGATCTCAGTTCTCTTACTTCAAATTCAGTGTACTTTCAAGTGTGCTATGCTGCCTCAATAATTAAATTGTATGTAATAGGTGAATCGGGCAAATGTGATCATTGATATTGTTATgccttaaagaaaaaattaaagttggTATTGCATTATCAGACTCAGAAAatatcccctttcccccaataAATTCATGCATCTTGAACTCTAAATgatgatgtttttaaattttaaatattccaGAATGTTCATGCACACCTCATAAATGTTTtgatttggggggttttttttgacAGCCACCCATGGGAAACAGTTACAACAGCTGCTATGCAGAAATATCCAAATCCTATGAATCCAAGTGTGGTTGGAGTTGATGTGTTAGACAGACATATAGATCCTACTGGGAAATTACATAGCCATAGACTTCTCAGCACAGAGTGGGGAATGCCTTCTATTGTAAAATCAGTAAGTACATCTCCCGCCCCATACTGCCCCTGACTCCTGACCCTGTCCCATCCCCCCTGCTTTCACCTTGTCACTCAGAAAATCAAATGGCAGATCTAAAGGTACAAAATCCGAGTGAAAGGTGTTGAGTTTTTCCCACACAAACTTGGTATTACTATATTGATGATGaatcatcttttttcctcttacctGTTTGATAAACTAGAATTAGAATTTCTCCCTTACATCCAAGAGAAAGTACTGGTGCCACCTGACAAATTCTGAAAATCTGAGACAATTCTTTTTTCTCcaacagttttcatttatgaattcTCGAAATAGAGCTCTGGAAAAAGCAGGCTTTGAAAAAGTCTCTTGTAATTCAGATGGAGCTTATGGACCATACCTTTTAACCCTGATCACTCTGACTTTCTTTGATTGGGCACTAATAGGTCCTGACCCAAACTTCTCTTGCTCAtagtttgggttttgatggctctgagtgtaaatagcaattgttttctgttctggccagaaattctgaagatcttcccctcccacatTGATTCTTTTGTGATAATAAACTGGGGcatcttttgtctcagttcttacctagccctaatcactgaatgggctttgcctcagaCTGACATACCTGGGAAAGATCATAGCTTAAAAGGctaagtctcccactgcattctggaccatcaccagtcttcttgacttaatGTCTTGCTACTAGACTgatgactggagaagagagtgaggctgatgttttcatagctctgcctcacttaaatccagttcactctcAAGACATCaccatcatgatgtcattggtcctctttgagaacaaggacaaacaataacaacaaacctCCTTACATTTTGATTTCTATCATTCACCTGATTTTTAATTACTTCTGGGAAAATTTCCCGAATCTAAGGATGTCATGTATGGTGCTAATTCCTCTTAACCTCACAGAATCATTTCCCTTCCAACctgtttcactttgtttttaaGATCAAAGAGACGTtgaagtttttgttttaaaatgagctgcatattcattttcaaaataatatacagaagataatctcagaagagTGTGGCATAGTATCAGACTCTGGGTTCCAGTTCCAGCTCTGACACCAGCAAGTCACCCTGTCTCTTGAGTCTTAGCTTTCttctctgtaagatggggataattgCACTTGCACTGTCTACCTCAGAAAAATgttgtgagaaaagcattttgtaaacctttaagtgcttTGTGAACGTGAACTTTTATTATTCTTATGTAATAATTGCTGGTTAACAATATAATAATCACTAATTCTTAACATTTCTCTTAGCTTATTGGTGCAGCAAGAACTAAAACATATGTGCAGGAACATTCTGTAGTTGATCCCATAGAAAAAACAATGGAGCTTAAATCCACTAatgtaagtaattttttttcttactcttttattttcaatattgTAATGGTATTTATTTCGGTTTCACTTATGCATGTGGGGATAGTCTTTGTGGGACAGGTAGAcaacacaatggatagagaaccaggcctggagttgggaagacttgagttgaaacccagcttcagacactgtggctgtgtggccctggtctGCCTAAGTTTTctataatagcacttccctcccagagttgttgtgaggatcaaatgagataataattataaagcacttagcacagtatctggcatgtaGCAAACAGTACATAATGATAGCTATTATGGTGATCTAAAAAGTGAACGCACTTCTGTCATTGTTTCtgcatgttttcttctctgtcctgGCTAGTGCTATTTTAATAATCTTGAATATTTCTAAGTTGCAGGAGACTTAAGAAAAATATgcttattttgtatttctaaGTTGGTGGCCTCAATAAAAGAGAACAAGAAATTTATGACAGACAGAAGATAAATTAACACTGTGGTACTTGGAAAATGACATTtgaatttatttcaattttaataaCTTACCAATTGATAATTTGGGAATTTTGTTTTATAGATTTCATTTACAAATATGGTTTCAGTAGACGAGAGACTTATATATAAACCACATCCTCAGGAACCAGGAAAGTAAGTAAAACCTTTTTTTAGGAAATCTAATGCTTTACtggatttttaaattattctagACATTTCTAATAGTGAGGGAAATTGGCATACTTAAACTGtttaaatgtatttttgcttCAGGACCATTTTGACTCAAGAAGCCATAATCACTGTGAAAGGAGTGAGTCTTAGCAGTTATCTAGAAGGACTGATGGAAAGCACGATATCATCTAATGCTAATAAAGTAAGTTATACTGTTATTTCCATTCACTGACTTTTatattctttggagtttttctggtttttttctaaaatacctCTGTGCTTTTATTAATTTACGTTTTAAAACTATTCCTACAACAATGTAATAGGCAAAAGGTTGAGAAAGGGAAACATAATGTATTTTGTAACTCTTTACAGTTTATTCTATCTGgagtaaatttatttatttttttactaatgtgtgttaaatataaaaatatatttatttactaagTGCAAACCACTGTGCCAATTTGGTGCTGGGGCcacaaatgtaaaaaatatgtTCCCTTGAGCTTTCCTTCCTCTACAGAGGCATCAACACAAGTAAATATAAATGAAAGTACCACAGGAACAAAGAAGAGCAGTCATACACTGCCATTCCACCTTGagcatgttattaataataaaaggTGCCACTGTGATgtcattattgatttttttgttgattgttttagGCATACAGAATGGAAATTGATTGATAACTAAATTATATCCAAGTTAATTGTTTATTATTAGAGGTAGTAATAGCTAATGGTTATatagtactttacatatattattatactttttgattatcacaacaaatctgtgagataggtactctGTAATTATTCTCATGTTGCacaggtgaggaacctgaggctggggggttaaatgacttgcctggggtcatacaactagtctgtaatgagattggaattcaggtcttgctgacaCCAAACCCAACATGCTTTCCTCAAAAACCTTATAATCACTGAAtcatttttaagagaaatttaatcagtcaacaagcatttcttaatcacttactatatgccaggtattgtgctgagTATTGGGgtttcagagaaaggaagtgaaattGAGAGGGTGAGTAGGCACTGACAGCTGAGAGGACATCTGCAGAAGTGGGAATTTGAACTTGCTCTtaaagccagggaaaccaggaggtggatGGGAACCCAGCCTTCTGGGCATGAGGTACAGCCTTATGCAGAGGGAGCTGAAATGTCAAGTTTGAGAAAGTGCAGTTAGGCCTGTGAAGCTGGATCTTAGAGGGTATGGAGGGGGAAGTAAAGTGTAGGACAACTAGAAGAATAAGAAGGGGTCAGgtaatgaagggctttaaatgcctaTCAGAAGACTTTATTTTTGATCGTGGAGGTAATAAGCCGCTGGGGCTCGTTGAGCAGGgcagtgatatggtcagacctacattTTAGAAAATTCATTTATCGCAGCTGCTGAGTGAAAAAATCAATTGGTGTAGGGAGAGGTTTGAGACCAGTTAGAAGGCATGTTGCAATAGTCTGATGAGATGGAATGATGGTTCCCTTTGTTATTACTCAGTGATGATGCATGTGTGTTGTGAATTTTTTTAAGGGTCGTGAAGCAATGGAATGGGTAATTAACAAATTAAATGCAGAGATTGAAGAGCTAACTGCTTCAGCAAGAGGAAGCATGAGGACACCCATGGCCGCAGCAGCGTTTGTAGAGAAATGATAATGACTTCTTACATGAAACATTAATAGGTCCACCAGGGTCTCTCCAGGCTGGTAACATATTTATTCATAATTTGGTATTTAAGAGGCATATCTGTATATTAGATAGGTATTCAGTTAGCTTGGAGAAAGACTGCAACTTTTGAcggaaaaagaggagaagatgCAAGGCTTCCCAGCATATGAGATCAACTGGAATTAACGTTATCTGAAAATACCGTGCAATATCAAGTTGCCAATATTTGAAGATTTAAGGATATTTCAGACAGATATTTTGACCAGAAATTGGCATGTTGAATCTCCATAAGGTTGAATTTTATAACATTTAATTCATGAGACTCTACCTGGTTTTGGACCAACTCCAAAATGAAGCAGAGCTACTTTTTCTAGCATGATTGCCCAAGCAGTTTTCATGTTGTAATAACTTTCTTTGAAAAACAGGAATCCAAATCCAAGccttttatttgtacaaaagtaaCTGGCTTTGAATAAGTATGGCATTCTGAATTGGTACTTAAGTGATAGTTTTGTAGTGGATATTATTAAAGTGATATAACTGCCAGTGTAAACCTGATTGCATTATATTACACAGTACTGTATTGATTTGCCAAAATTTTGTGATATAATACAAACATGATCTATCTTGATTTTGCATTTGCAGAAGTATGTATGATTTAGGATGCTGAATGGTGGGCATGTGATGTTCACTTTGAAATTTGAAGAGgacccaaaataaaaaaataaagttattaagAGCATCATAAAATTTAAACTAACAACTTTTTGCATCTTTTAAGTATTTCCCATAATGCTTAATTAGCTTATGCAAAAATTGCCATGTGACTGAATCATGCGTCAATAATTGCTGTAGCATGATATGTCAAATTATTTAACTGTTAAATGGTTAATTGCATCTTTTTATTGTAGTAATAGACCacacaagtcttttttttttttacaatgcatATCCATGGATCATTTGATTTAATTTCTAGTCTGATTTGAAATATAAATCCTAGGTATCTAGCTCTCTTTATAATCCTATGGTGCCACTGCCAAGAGAAGGTACGTAACCACAGCTAACCACTAAAGGAAATTGCACTGAAGCTTTTATTTGTGGGAAGTCCATACTTTTGGTACTGGAGGGCCAACTGGAATACCAAAGAGCTATTCCagaaaatgttatattttaatatttcaaagcaGATAATTGTTAACTGCTAAACAGTATTTTCTGATTCTTGTAATTATTTCTATGATACTAAAGTTGCATAtggaatattttaaaaggcaGTTAGATCTTGCTTTTAACTATGCTTAACATAAGTTGGAACTTGTGTAAAGGTTTCCTACATTgtaaaggtttcctatagaaaaaAACTAGTGTGTATGTACATAAGCCACAGAAATATAAGTTTACCAAACTatttaaaaatgagtattttttctatttaaaatattgtttagCTTGACACTTTGTTGGTACATTTGTAAAAACAACTCTCAGATCCATTAAGGTTTGTGATTATTTTTTGTAACAGGAGATTGTTTTTACAACTGAGATGATTATTTCAGCTAAACAAAACATAGTAAATGTTAATACTTGATAAAAAGTTGGCTGTGTATAATTTCTGTAAGTTGTATTTGTTCAGAAAAAGGTGTAATGCTCTAaggataaaatatttctaaacaaggttttctgtgtttttttctgaTCAATTATCAAATTGTCTTTTATCTGCTGTAGTTCAGTAGTTGCCAAAAATGTGTTCTTCCTCTAGGGAACTGAAGcagaattaattaattcaatttagAATCTAGGATTTAACTTTAAAGAATAGGATTTGCTGTCATCCAAAAAAGCCCTTTCATTATGATTTCCAATTTTCTATTGACTATCAGATTAATGTTTCTATTAAAATATCCCTAAAACAATGTTtttgaattatgcaaataaagatCAAAAATCAAAATTCATAAAAATCACCACCTGGTGGCTCTAGCCTCTTATAATGTGTTACTGAATattttggaggggggagagaaacaTTCCTACCAACTGTATTTGGGGAGTAGAGAAAGTTTTCCAGcttagaaaatgaattttaactaTACAGTCTTATTAGTGTTTGCTACTTGAGCTTTATATTTTATCTCTGGTTTATTACTCATGACAGTTTGGCCTAATTTTAGCTCCCCAATAAGATTCTCCTTTGATGTAGTATGCTTGAAGTAGGTTTTTTCCCCTTATGTTCCCAGCACCTTGTATCTTGgttactttatttctttattttactacATGGAATGGAGAATACAACCAGTTTACTGAGAATAAGGGTATTAGTTGTGGATTAACCATGGCAGTGCAGCAACAATCAAATGCTTGATTTAGTTTTGCAATAACTAGTTCTGTAAAGTTGATATTTCTCCCGACtgaatttatcttcttttttgagACTGAGTTCCTTATCTCACCCAGTCTTGAAGTGCAGCTGGCCTCCCATAGGCCTGCTCCTCCGTCTGATCACAGCATGAGAGCTGGCCGGATTCATTTCTGATTTGAGGGCCCCCCTTCAGGCACCCTAGCTGGGCCCCCAGGGGCACACCATAGCATCGCCATGTTTAGTGCAGACACTGGACTTTGGGCTTAGCCTGCTGAAACTCAGAACTCCAGAACTCAAGtcatccaccagcctcagcctccccagtagAAGGGATAAGAACGTATCACTGTCTCCGAGTACCTTATATGAAAATAATTGCTGCTGACACCAGAGCAGATTTCTCATAAGAAACCTTAACAATGGACAAGTGAAATTTTATTGCCTAGTTAGGATTTTTTCTGTGCATATTTGTCTCTTCTTGGCAGCACCATGGATGTACTTAAAGGATCTTTGGTTTTTGCCACTGATACTTCCTTCACTAACAGACCACAATCTGTtgatgtccaaaactgaactcatttcccAGCCTTCTTCAGAACTTAACATATTTCTGACCATTGCACGCCCAATTTTCCAAGCTCCTGGTTTGCAGCTTTAGTTTTGTCCTTGACATGCTCTCTTTGGCCTGTATGATCGGTCACCAAGTCTTGTCCCTTCTAACTtcccaatatctttctccttCGTCTTCAGTCCATCGGACACACCGCTACCAAAACGATTTCCCTTAAGTGCAGATGGATCCGTCCCTCCCTTACTCtggaaactccagtggctccctagtgcCTCTGGAATTAAATGGAAGTTCCTTTATGTAACCTTAGAGCCGTTTCCGTCCTGCATTATAAATTTCTCCACGCTCGGTTGAAGTTGGCCTTGTCAAAGCCCGCTGACATTTTATCTTCGTGCTTTGCACAAGCACTATCCCTTGTCAAAGTCGCACTTCCTCCTCAGCGTCACAGCCCCACTGAAAGGCCTCTCCTGGTGACGCTGCAGTTAGTAACAACCACCTCACGTACACAACACATATACcgcatttgtatgtatgtgtgtgtaagtgtgtgcgCAGCCTCGGGACCCCCCATCCCAGCTGGCGCCTTCCGCTCCGTtatcctcagcttcctcctcggtgagaggagctggagaaggcaatggcagtGTCTCCGCCGAGAAAACCCCCGGCGGGGTCACCAATGAAGCGCGCGCGCAAGGCCTTCCGTGGGAGGCGGCTCCCGAGCCGGGCTCCGGGGATCTAGCAGCCCCAAAGCGGCAGACGGGGCGGGGAGCAGGCGGCCCGTGCACCTGTAGTGTGAACAATCCCGTGCAGCGCTAGCGGTTAGAGTCTGCTTACACGAAGCGATGGGTTTGGTTTTAATCTACTTAATCCACACTACCCTACGTCCAGAGCGAGGAAAACACATTTAAGGTAGGAGGAAAGTAGCAGCGGTGACAAAAATGCCCAGCCCAACCATACGTGAGCGGGCGTCCCTGCGCGGGGCTTGCGGAACGGGAATCGGGAACTCTGATTGGACGCCGCCTAGCCAGCTTATCAGAGACTCTCTGCTATTGGTTACTAGGGAAGCTAGCGCGGGTGATGAGAGCGCCGGCAGGATTGGCAGGCTGGCGGAGGTCCCGCCTCTTCCCCTTCCGGTTCGTGACCTTCCTGAGCCGGTTGACTTCTTCCTCCCTCGTTCGCTCGGTCACCTGCCTTCGCCGCAGCCATGGTGGCGTATTGGAGACAGGCTGGACTCAGGTAGGCCCAGGGGTGGTTTGGGAGGCTGGCCTGAGGCTCTGGAGGACAGGTCGAAATCCGGGTCTCTTCAGATTTCCTCGGCTGGCTCGGGCGGCCGGGGTCTTGCCTGAGAGACCGCCGAGCCCTGCCTGGTGCCCGGTGCCCGGCGCCCGGGCCTGGGTCGTGGCCCGGCTCGCAGTTGCAGCTGCCCCCGCTCTCCCAGAGCCTTCCCTCCGTTTCCCGCCCCTGCTTTCCCCGATCCCCTGTTGTCCTCCTGAGCCCCCGCGGGAAGTAACACCCCCCGGGACAGCGTCCACCACGGCTTGGTGCTTTGTGATTCATTTCGATTcagtatttgttaaatgcttatgGAATTGAATTTGTGATCCCAGCAGGGGTCACTGTTAGTGCTGCCACCACATTACGCGATCGACTCAAAAAGCAACAGAAGGCGCAGGCAGGTGGCAAGGTGAATAGAGCAGCGGCCCTGGAAGctggaggacctgagctcaagtgCAGTCCCAGATCCTTGgcacgagctgtgtgaccttggacaagtcactgaaccctgactgccttgccttcccccctccaaaaaaacaaacctcaaacTGACTCCCACTCCTTTCTCTGACCTTTcagtaaagataataatagcattttagatctataaagcactttgcaaatatttcacCTTTTTCTCACCAGGACTGttagaggtaggtgctgttatcatctccattttacagataaaaaaactgaggttgaaagattaaatgacctgcccaaggtcacacggctgaTGTCAGAGGTCTGGTTTGAACCCGGACCTTCTTGAATACAGGTCCACAGTGCAATCCATTGTAGCACTTAGCTGATTCACTTTGCCAATGGTCTCTTAAAATGACCCTTTCTCAGTCCTTGGCTTTCTGGACACTTGCTCCTATTGGTCATTATCTTCTCCAGGTTCTGTCTAATTTCTTCACAGcatctcctctgacactgccaccaccctcatgcctggactattgtggTATCCTGCTGGTTAGTCTCCCTGCCTGAGTCCATTCCCCTCTGCAATCCATCCTgtattcagccaccaaagtgattatcctaaaacacaggtctgactaaCCCTCCACTCAGaaaatctccagtggctccctatcacctccaggatcaaatacacagtcctctctttggcattcaaagcccctcaTGGCTCagtcctacctttccagtcttcttataccttactgtGCTACTCCTCCATCTGCTTTCCAGTCACTTTGGCCTTTTTGCTGTTCCTTGCTCAGGACACCCCATCTCCAGATACCAGGTACTTTCACTGGCTGTCCACCACGCCTAAAATTCTCACCCTCTTCATccctacctcctggcttccttcatatcTCAGCTAATATCTtgccttctgcaggaagcttttAATGTTCCCCTTTAATGCTAgttcttccctctgttgattatttcttatttatcgtgtgtatatcttgtttgtacagtttTTTGCGTCTCATATTCCCTGTTAGGTTGAGCTTTCTAGAACAGAGACTGTCCTTTgcgtttctttgtatccccagttctcaGTAGAGTTCCTGGCACATCGTGTTTGCTTACTTGACCTTACTCCCCTGGACCCTGGTCCAGCAGAACTAACCACTTTGCAATGCTTCGTACCTGACTTTCCATTGCCTTTGCCAAGACTGCCCCTTATGCCTgaggtcagtcaacaagcttttgttGTTGATGACCACAGTCTACAAAGCGTTGTGTTAGGTATTGAAGATGCCCAGACAAAAAGGGAAGAAGTCAAAGCCCTCAAGTTTACAACTCTGATCTTCACTTTGGCCTTGTAAAAtgcctagtttcctttaaaactcaattcCACACCACCTTCTCCTTGAACCTTTTCTTGGTTCCTTCCAAATAGTAGTTCCCCATCTTCACCCCCacccaaattatcttgtatatattttatgtatgttcATATTCAGATATATTGTGTGGATGGTGGAAATGGTGGCACCTTAGATGGAACCTGGGAATTTTGGAGAGCAGGTGATTGagttatgaaaaaataaatgcttcttgtttGACTGTGTTCAGTTTGAGAACCCTACAGGACACATAGGAGGAAATGCCCAACAAGCAGTTGATTTTGGAATTGAGTTTGAGAGATTTGGTCTAGATATTTAAATATAGAACTTATATGCATATTGATAATGGAATCTATAAGCATAGGTGAACTCATTgacttttattttgtatatgtgtatgtgttggcTGCCCTGACAGAATGTATTCTTTGAGAGCTTCTTTCATAtctgcctttgtatctccaaggCCTAGCTTAgtgtgtctggtacatagtagaaccttaataaaaaacatttgttgtggtttttttccaACTCCTCCCATCCCCAAAACGAGTTTTCCTAAACCTCTCTTCAACTCTCAAcacttctctgtccctctcttttcAGCTCGATgaccccttcttcctttcctgagAAAATTGAGGCGATCCTCCTAGGAGGTCCCTCCTTTCCCTACTCTACACTTCAAAAGATCTATGAAAAAGGATTCTTTTTTCACCAAGGACTTAGCTGTTGCTCTAGATTCAGTTCCCTTCCTTATCCTACTCAtcattctctctttcatcttcacACTCACCCTATCTACTGGCTCTTTCTCTACTACCTGTGAGCATGCCCAgttctaccctaactttaaaaaaccttcacttgactGGGTGATGCCCCTAATCTATGCTTTCTTCCCCTGCTGCCTATAAACTTGTTCAGgtctagcctatttttaaaaaaacttagaCTGTACAATGGCCTTAGTCTATGTTCTCCTTCCCTTTACTGCCAGACTCCTAGAAAGAGTGGTCTGTGTTTGCAGCCTCACCTTCCcttgccatttacttctcagTACTTTTTGATAGGATTATTAATTGCATTATTCCactcaaactgctctccagagtttctgactttttttttaagcagctGCCACTTAACTGTTAAATCCCACTCCTCTTCTAGGCCATCATTCTCCTTAGCTCTTGGCAGGTTTTGACACTGGTAACCATCTCCTACTCAACACTCCCTTGTCTCTCATGACATTGCCCTTTGCTGGTTCTCCAAACTGTCttttcattccatttcttttgctGCTTTATGTTCCATCTCTTGAACTTATACTGTGGGTGTTGTATAGGATTGTGTCTTTATCTTCCTTCTATTGTCCTTTGGTAATCTCATCTGCTCTCATGGATTCCATTATCTATATGTGTCTGTCTTCCTTATTTAAATATGTAGCCCCAATTTTTCTTGAACTCCAGTTTAACATTAACTACTTACTAAGCTTTTCCTCCTACATGTCCTAGAGGGGTTTCAAATTCAGCACATTCAAATAGGAGCTGATTTTTCTGTATCTAAATCAACCCTTTTCCAATCTTCCCAGTCTCTGAGTTATCACCTTCTCTACTAATCACCATGTCATTCACCAGTCACCCTTGATGTATGATaatccatctccttctctccatccaGACACCACTTAAGTGCTCGCCCTGCTTCTAGTCTGTCCCCACTGCAGTCTCAGTTGCTAGAATACTCTTTGTAACGTATAGGTCTGACTTTGCCAAAACCATGCGTTGAAAACTTGATGCCTCCTccttgcttctaggataaaatatgttATCTACAATATAGCTCTTACCCTGCTTTTTCAGTCTTGTTTCATATCATTCCTCTTTGAACAAACTTTGTTACAGGAAAAGTAGACCACTGTTAGCTTTTCCATGAACTCTAAACTTAATGTATTTGCATACATAGCATGCACACGCTTCTCATCTCTTGCCTTTTAGAAGCCTGTTCTTCAAGACAAAGCTCAGATGACTCCTTTGAAGTCTTATCTGAGTCCTTCACTTCTCTTCAGTTTACCttgaattatatttatttgtgcatATACTCAAACTCCCAGAATTTTAACTTGAGATCAGAGACTTTTTGGTTTTGCTCactaaaaacttttcattttaatgtaggATTCAAAGCAAGTTTTAATATGACAgttgggtgggggtagggaagccCTGTTAGAAATGTCTAATGAAGTCATTGGGACAGCTTGTTAGAAGGGATATTTCCAGTTggaagcatttaaaaaacattcataTTCTGTATTCAAAAGGCAATTTGAAATAAACATAGCTTCTTTATCTTGCCAACTTGGCCCAGTCGGTAATTCATAACTTGGCGTTATtcccactttcctttttttccagctATATCCGATATTCCCAGATCTGTGCAAAAGCGGTAAGAGATGCCCTGAAGACTGAATTCAAAGCAAGTGCTGAAAAAGCCTCTGG from Notamacropus eugenii isolate mMacEug1 chromosome 1, mMacEug1.pri_v2, whole genome shotgun sequence includes these protein-coding regions:
- the PRELID3B gene encoding PRELI domain containing protein 3B isoform X2 encodes the protein MKIWTSEHVFDHPWETVTTAAMQKYPNPMNPSVVGVDVLDRHIDPTGKLHSHRLLSTEWGMPSIVKSLIGAARTKTYVQEHSVVDPIEKTMELKSTNISFTNMVSVDERLIYKPHPQEPGKTILTQEAIITVKGVSLSSYLEGLMESTISSNANKGREAMEWVINKLNAEIEELTASARGSMRTPMAAAAFVEK
- the PRELID3B gene encoding PRELI domain containing protein 3B isoform X1, whose amino-acid sequence is MRQLGLSDLPKVTQLVSVKCLSHPWETVTTAAMQKYPNPMNPSVVGVDVLDRHIDPTGKLHSHRLLSTEWGMPSIVKSLIGAARTKTYVQEHSVVDPIEKTMELKSTNISFTNMVSVDERLIYKPHPQEPGKTILTQEAIITVKGVSLSSYLEGLMESTISSNANKGREAMEWVINKLNAEIEELTASARGSMRTPMAAAAFVEK
- the PRELID3B gene encoding PRELI domain containing protein 3B isoform X3; translated protein: MQKYPNPMNPSVVGVDVLDRHIDPTGKLHSHRLLSTEWGMPSIVKSLIGAARTKTYVQEHSVVDPIEKTMELKSTNISFTNMVSVDERLIYKPHPQEPGKTILTQEAIITVKGVSLSSYLEGLMESTISSNANKGREAMEWVINKLNAEIEELTASARGSMRTPMAAAAFVEK
- the ATP5F1E gene encoding ATP synthase subunit epsilon, mitochondrial; this translates as MVAYWRQAGLSYIRYSQICAKAVRDALKTEFKASAEKASGSNVKVVKVKKE